In a genomic window of Asticcacaulis sp.:
- a CDS encoding Gfo/Idh/MocA family oxidoreductase: MRFGIIGYGKMGEIRHEAVKKTGIGEVVAIYGFGPDPVPEDLRVDSVDAILNDPTIDGVFICCVNSLNQEMTIRALKAGKHILCEKPPAFNAAGVEEIRKVEAQANKVLMYGFNHRHHGAAVKMRQIVDEGDHGRILWMRGRYGKSVDENYLSTWRADPKLAGGGILLDQGIHMLDLFMYLGGEFDEVQAMVSSIYWNIPGIEDNVFAMFRNSKTGLAASLHSTMVQWRHLFSLEVFMERGYMVLNGLKTSSNSYGAEQLVVARNRSHAPAATWAEESSETFETDTSWEREAQIFADWIRTGAPEGHGGDSLSALRVMRVIDAVYAQEKHTAPQLYSRLNADADA; this comes from the coding sequence ATGAGATTTGGGATTATCGGTTACGGCAAGATGGGGGAAATTCGTCACGAGGCGGTGAAAAAGACCGGCATTGGCGAAGTCGTGGCCATTTACGGTTTTGGCCCTGACCCGGTGCCGGAAGATCTGCGCGTCGACAGTGTTGACGCCATTCTGAACGACCCGACCATTGACGGCGTCTTTATCTGCTGCGTTAATTCGCTCAATCAGGAAATGACTATTCGCGCCCTCAAGGCCGGCAAGCATATCCTGTGCGAAAAGCCGCCCGCCTTCAATGCCGCCGGCGTCGAGGAAATCCGCAAGGTCGAGGCCCAGGCCAACAAGGTTCTGATGTATGGTTTCAACCACCGCCACCATGGCGCGGCTGTCAAGATGCGCCAGATCGTCGATGAGGGCGATCATGGCCGCATCCTGTGGATGCGCGGTCGCTACGGCAAGTCGGTTGATGAGAACTATCTCAGCACTTGGCGCGCTGATCCGAAACTGGCCGGCGGCGGTATCCTGCTCGATCAGGGCATCCACATGCTCGACCTGTTCATGTATCTCGGCGGCGAATTCGACGAGGTCCAGGCCATGGTCTCCAGCATATACTGGAATATTCCGGGCATCGAGGACAATGTCTTCGCCATGTTCCGCAATTCGAAGACCGGTCTTGCGGCCTCCCTGCATTCCACCATGGTTCAATGGCGCCATCTGTTCTCGCTCGAAGTCTTCATGGAGCGCGGCTATATGGTGCTCAACGGCCTCAAGACGTCTTCGAACTCCTATGGCGCCGAACAGCTTGTCGTGGCGCGCAACCGCAGCCATGCACCGGCCGCCACCTGGGCGGAAGAATCGTCCGAAACTTTCGAGACGGATACGAGCTGGGAACGCGAAGCACAGATATTCGCCGACTGGATCAGGACGGGCGCGCCGGAAGGCCATGGCGGCGACTCCTTAAGCGCCCTGCGCGTCATGCGCGTTATCGATGCCGTCTATGCCCAGGAAAAACATACCGCACCACAACTCTATTCGCGTCTCAACGCTGACGCCGACGCCTGA
- a CDS encoding calcium-binding protein — translation MASIISGSTITFEAGSDYVYTLSDATAGPGQTKLYVYADQLGAGDNLTFDGSAETTASIYLTAGAGVDTLTGGQANDHFVIHDHLTTADSINGGAGFDWLYLIGDYSAGLTFGASTIKNMESLYFGAGYSYKIILNDANIAAGQQLQIYGKDLTLTDSLNVNGTAETNGSFYFDSATSKNTLIGGAQSDTFYIHNGVGHGGVGTLNGNAGNDLFVFDGDITASNRINGGSGTDSVDLSGFNAGLALVMTATTMTGIETLSLSGGSASITTHDATIAAGARLTVSSDAALTLNGSAEKDGYFTVNGGEYGDNIKTGALNDTISTYGGNDTLNGGAGADMMTGGLGNDTYYVDNTGDKVVELNGQGTDTVISSVTFGLSGQYIENLTLTGSSNLNATGNALANVLTGNSGNNVLNGGTGADTMIGGAGNDIYYVDSFYDVVTELNGGGTDTVYSSVQYIMGGSYVENATLTGTLNSYAVGNALDNILIGNSGNNNLTGGAGNDRLNGGTGADGLRGGVGNDIYYVDNLGDFIVENKDEGTDLVYSTVSFNLGAQYIEYLTLTGTGNINGLGNALANTITGNAGNNLIDGRQGNDKLTGGAGADIFQFTAGSGKDAITDFSASQNDSLNLHDYSQATAVITQVGNDTVIDLGGGNVITLTGALKADVTSHITW, via the coding sequence GTGGCATCTATCATTAGTGGAAGTACCATCACGTTCGAAGCGGGCAGTGATTATGTCTATACGCTGTCCGATGCGACGGCCGGACCCGGCCAGACGAAGCTGTATGTGTATGCGGATCAGCTTGGCGCCGGGGACAACCTGACCTTCGATGGCTCCGCGGAAACGACGGCCTCCATCTACCTGACGGCGGGTGCAGGCGTCGATACCCTGACAGGTGGGCAGGCGAATGACCATTTCGTCATTCATGACCATCTGACCACCGCTGACTCCATTAATGGCGGCGCGGGCTTCGACTGGCTGTACCTGATCGGCGATTATTCGGCCGGGCTGACCTTTGGTGCATCCACCATCAAAAATATGGAAAGCCTCTACTTCGGCGCGGGCTACAGCTACAAGATTATCCTGAACGACGCGAATATCGCCGCGGGCCAGCAGTTGCAGATTTACGGCAAAGACCTGACACTGACCGATTCGTTGAACGTCAATGGCACTGCGGAAACCAACGGTTCGTTTTATTTCGACAGCGCGACGTCTAAAAATACGCTTATCGGCGGTGCCCAGTCTGATACCTTTTATATTCACAATGGCGTCGGCCATGGCGGGGTGGGTACGCTCAACGGCAATGCCGGCAATGACCTGTTTGTTTTTGACGGCGACATCACCGCATCAAACAGAATAAACGGGGGAAGCGGGACGGACAGCGTAGACCTGTCCGGTTTCAACGCGGGGCTGGCCCTGGTCATGACTGCGACGACCATGACAGGCATAGAAACCTTAAGCCTGAGCGGGGGTAGTGCCTCTATTACGACCCATGACGCGACCATTGCTGCCGGCGCGCGCCTGACGGTCAGTTCTGATGCGGCGCTTACGCTGAATGGCAGCGCTGAAAAAGACGGCTATTTCACTGTAAACGGCGGCGAATACGGCGATAATATCAAGACGGGGGCGCTGAATGACACCATCAGCACCTATGGCGGCAACGACACATTAAACGGCGGTGCCGGCGCTGATATGATGACCGGTGGCCTGGGCAACGATACCTATTATGTTGACAATACGGGCGATAAGGTGGTCGAACTGAACGGGCAGGGCACGGATACGGTCATATCTTCGGTCACGTTCGGCCTGTCGGGGCAATATATCGAAAACCTGACCCTGACCGGCAGCAGCAATCTGAATGCGACGGGCAATGCGCTGGCCAATGTGCTGACCGGCAACAGCGGTAATAATGTGCTGAACGGCGGCACGGGCGCGGATACCATGATCGGCGGCGCCGGTAACGACATCTACTATGTCGACAGCTTCTACGACGTGGTGACGGAGCTGAATGGCGGAGGCACGGATACGGTCTATTCGTCCGTCCAGTACATCATGGGGGGATCTTATGTTGAGAACGCGACCCTGACGGGGACGCTGAACAGCTATGCGGTCGGCAATGCGCTGGACAACATCCTGATCGGCAATTCGGGCAACAACAACCTGACGGGCGGCGCGGGCAATGACCGTCTGAACGGCGGGACGGGCGCGGACGGCCTGCGCGGCGGCGTGGGCAATGACATCTACTATGTCGATAACCTGGGAGACTTTATAGTAGAAAACAAGGACGAGGGCACGGACCTGGTCTATTCGACGGTGAGCTTCAATCTTGGCGCCCAGTATATCGAATACCTGACTCTGACAGGCACCGGCAATATAAATGGTCTGGGTAACGCCCTGGCGAACACGATCACCGGTAATGCGGGGAACAATCTGATCGACGGTCGTCAGGGCAATGACAAACTAACCGGCGGCGCTGGGGCGGACATCTTCCAGTTCACCGCGGGCAGCGGCAAGGACGCGATTACCGATTTCTCGGCGTCGCAGAACGACAGCCTGAACCTGCACGACTATAGCCAGGCAACGGCGGTGATCACTCAGGTGGGCAACGATACCGTCATCGATCTCGGCGGCGGCAATGTCATCACCCTGACCGGTGCTCTTAAGGCGGATGTCACCAGTCATATCACGTGGTAG
- a CDS encoding glycosyltransferase family 4 protein codes for MRIVLDLQGVQGESRIRGIGRYSLSLAEAIVRNRDAHEVHLILNGMLKDGIEPIRAAFADLLPREHIHVWHAAAPTDSVHSGNEGRRYAAEWLREAFIASLAPDVVHISSLFEGFGDDAVHSLGRSPWTVPTAVTLYDLIPLLKDSGYAHPDPAFEPFYRDRLNHLRQADRLLCISESARNEAISLLNTRPEDAVNIGAAVDDRFRPVEISAGEKADLFRRLGLSRKLVMYSGATDERKNHMRLIEAWARLPETVRSQHQLVIVGKLPDAHFNAFTDQARRFGLSGQDVVITGRVSDDDLLKLYNLCTLFVFPSLHEGFGLPVLEAMSCGAAVIASSLTSMPEIVGRQDALFDPCDVDAIAAKMQQALEDTAFRADLSESGLRRASDYSWDITAQKAIAAFEALHAAKTAGGTPTAEMVVEAAIEHFAGRADREAIAFVDLAAGLAKTYPAPAPRQLLVDISELATQDSRTGIQRVVRSILSELVARPPQGFVVRPVYAGTEVQGYRYATRFMHAFQGQSPSAEDICVEVRSGDVFLGLDLQHIVVMRQAEVYREWRRMGVEVYFVVYDLLPLVLPAFFAVEMQDAHQNWLKTLAEMDGIVAISRAVADETAEWLKANGPERHRPLKLGWFHLGADIEGSRPTTGLPPESTSVFQAMRERPTFLMVGTLEPRKGYAQVIDACDALWAEGVDANLVLVGKLGWHVGALVSQVRDHPHRHDRLFWLENASDEFLQKLYDKADALIAASEGEGFGLPLIEAARHDLAIIARDLPVFREVAGERASFFDAHDAAGLAGHLKTWLDLHAEDRAPRSSGLPWLTWAQSRDQLVEVILGGKWYKCWI; via the coding sequence ATGCGCATAGTCCTCGATCTTCAAGGGGTGCAGGGCGAAAGCCGGATACGTGGCATCGGTCGTTACAGTCTGTCCCTGGCCGAAGCCATCGTCCGCAACCGTGACGCCCATGAGGTGCATCTCATACTGAACGGTATGCTGAAGGATGGAATCGAGCCGATCCGGGCCGCCTTTGCGGACTTGCTGCCGCGAGAACATATACATGTGTGGCACGCCGCTGCCCCGACTGATTCCGTCCATTCGGGCAATGAAGGGCGGCGCTATGCCGCGGAATGGTTGCGGGAGGCGTTCATCGCGTCACTGGCGCCGGATGTGGTGCATATTTCCAGCCTGTTCGAGGGCTTCGGTGACGACGCGGTTCACAGCCTGGGGCGCTCGCCCTGGACGGTGCCCACGGCCGTGACGCTCTATGACCTGATCCCCTTGCTGAAGGACAGCGGCTACGCGCATCCCGACCCGGCTTTCGAGCCCTTCTACCGTGATCGCCTGAACCATCTGCGCCAGGCCGATCGGCTTCTGTGCATTTCTGAATCGGCGCGCAATGAAGCCATCAGCCTACTCAATACCCGCCCGGAAGATGCAGTCAATATCGGCGCCGCTGTCGATGACCGCTTTCGTCCGGTCGAGATAAGCGCGGGCGAAAAAGCCGACCTGTTCCGTCGTCTTGGATTGTCACGCAAGCTGGTGATGTATTCGGGCGCCACCGACGAACGCAAGAACCATATGCGGCTGATCGAAGCCTGGGCACGCCTGCCGGAAACTGTTCGCAGCCAGCATCAGCTTGTGATTGTCGGCAAATTGCCTGACGCGCATTTCAATGCGTTCACCGATCAGGCCCGGCGTTTTGGACTTTCGGGACAGGATGTGGTCATCACCGGCCGGGTCAGCGATGACGACCTTCTGAAACTGTATAATCTCTGCACTTTGTTCGTATTTCCATCCCTGCACGAGGGCTTCGGCCTGCCGGTTCTGGAGGCCATGTCGTGCGGCGCCGCCGTGATCGCATCCAGCCTGACCAGTATGCCGGAAATCGTTGGGCGGCAGGATGCGCTGTTTGATCCATGTGATGTCGACGCCATTGCCGCAAAGATGCAGCAAGCGCTTGAAGACACGGCGTTTCGTGCCGATCTGTCCGAAAGCGGGCTCCGACGCGCTTCAGACTATTCCTGGGATATTACGGCCCAAAAAGCGATAGCTGCATTCGAAGCGCTCCATGCGGCAAAGACGGCGGGCGGTACGCCGACCGCGGAGATGGTGGTTGAAGCGGCCATCGAGCACTTCGCCGGTCGCGCCGATCGGGAGGCCATCGCATTTGTCGACTTGGCCGCCGGGCTCGCCAAAACCTATCCGGCGCCTGCCCCGCGTCAGTTGCTGGTGGATATCTCGGAGCTGGCGACCCAGGACAGCCGTACCGGCATTCAGCGCGTGGTGCGAAGCATCCTCAGTGAACTTGTGGCCCGGCCACCGCAAGGGTTCGTGGTGCGGCCCGTTTATGCCGGTACGGAGGTTCAGGGGTACCGCTATGCAACGCGCTTCATGCATGCTTTCCAGGGCCAGTCACCCAGCGCGGAAGATATCTGCGTCGAAGTGCGCAGCGGGGATGTTTTTCTGGGGCTGGACCTCCAGCATATCGTTGTCATGCGCCAGGCGGAGGTTTACCGCGAGTGGCGGCGGATGGGCGTGGAAGTCTATTTTGTTGTTTATGACCTTCTGCCGCTCGTTCTTCCGGCTTTCTTCGCGGTGGAAATGCAGGATGCCCACCAAAACTGGCTGAAGACCCTGGCTGAGATGGATGGCATTGTCGCCATCTCAAGAGCAGTGGCTGACGAAACGGCGGAATGGCTGAAGGCAAATGGACCAGAGCGACACCGTCCTTTGAAACTGGGCTGGTTCCATCTCGGCGCCGATATCGAGGGCTCGCGCCCGACCACAGGATTGCCTCCGGAATCGACATCGGTGTTCCAGGCCATGCGCGAACGCCCGACCTTCCTGATGGTCGGCACCCTGGAGCCGCGCAAGGGATATGCCCAGGTCATTGACGCCTGCGATGCCCTGTGGGCGGAAGGCGTGGATGCCAATCTGGTGCTGGTCGGCAAGCTCGGCTGGCATGTCGGCGCTCTCGTCAGTCAGGTGCGCGATCACCCCCATCGCCATGATCGGCTGTTCTGGCTGGAAAATGCCTCAGACGAGTTTCTTCAAAAGCTTTACGACAAAGCCGACGCCCTGATTGCGGCCTCGGAAGGCGAGGGCTTCGGCCTGCCGCTGATCGAGGCGGCGCGGCACGACCTGGCTATTATAGCGCGCGACCTGCCGGTCTTCCGTGAGGTGGCCGGTGAGCGCGCCAGCTTCTTCGACGCCCATGACGCCGCTGGCCTGGCTGGACACCTGAAAACCTGGCTTGACCTCCACGCAGAGGATCGCGCGCCGCGTTCGTCCGGCTTGCCCTGGCTGACCTGGGCGCAAAGCCGTGATCAGCTGGTCGAGGTGATCTTAGGCGGGAAATGGTACAAATGCTGGATCTGA
- a CDS encoding 6-phosphogluconolactonase encodes MAIEARSYGNPAAAEKACSETLSAALATALTATKGRVSFMVSGGNTPRRVLPQVLAADIDWQRVDVFASDERLVPVDHPDSTEGMVRQLFSQAMKPLNYLGFGEDVTPEAALAAWKSALKTAAWPVAAGFIGIGEDAHYASLFPEPAGDY; translated from the coding sequence ATGGCGATTGAAGCCCGGTCATATGGCAATCCGGCTGCGGCCGAAAAAGCGTGCTCGGAAACCCTGTCCGCGGCGCTTGCGACGGCCCTTACCGCCACAAAAGGCCGCGTCAGTTTCATGGTGTCGGGCGGGAATACGCCGCGTCGCGTCCTGCCTCAGGTTCTGGCGGCGGATATTGACTGGCAACGGGTAGATGTTTTCGCCAGTGATGAACGTCTGGTGCCGGTCGATCATCCGGATTCAACCGAGGGCATGGTGCGTCAGCTTTTTTCACAGGCGATGAAACCCCTGAACTATCTTGGCTTTGGTGAGGATGTTACGCCTGAGGCCGCACTCGCCGCCTGGAAATCGGCTTTGAAAACGGCCGCCTGGCCGGTCGCCGCCGGCTTCATCGGCATAGGTGAGGATGCGCACTATGCCTCACTTTTTCCCGAACCGGCCGGAGATTACTGA
- a CDS encoding SIS domain-containing protein translates to MSADTAAPANADAFLAPYFEQYTKLMYNAEVAANIQKFADLALQVRANGAKMMFSGNGASASCAEHGATDFTKQGKVRGVTFHDPNLMTCFANDFGFDHWVAKAVEHYADDNDVVVLISVSGTSPSVVNAAKYAKERGLKVVSFTGRSSDNPLKQLSDIAFWADSDAYNVVENLHGMWLTGTIDYVIGKSVYETRAYELK, encoded by the coding sequence ATGTCCGCTGATACCGCTGCCCCGGCCAATGCCGATGCCTTCCTCGCTCCCTATTTCGAGCAGTACACCAAGCTGATGTACAATGCCGAAGTGGCCGCCAATATCCAGAAATTCGCCGACCTGGCGCTTCAGGTGCGCGCCAATGGCGCCAAGATGATGTTCTCCGGCAACGGTGCTTCGGCCTCATGCGCCGAGCACGGTGCCACCGACTTCACCAAACAAGGCAAGGTTCGTGGCGTCACCTTCCACGATCCGAACCTGATGACCTGCTTCGCTAACGATTTCGGTTTCGATCACTGGGTCGCCAAGGCCGTCGAGCACTATGCAGACGATAATGATGTCGTCGTCCTGATCAGCGTGTCCGGCACCTCGCCGTCGGTCGTCAATGCCGCCAAATATGCCAAGGAACGCGGCCTGAAGGTCGTTTCCTTCACCGGCCGTTCGAGCGACAATCCGCTGAAGCAGCTTTCCGACATCGCCTTCTGGGCGGATTCGGATGCCTACAACGTGGTGGAAAATCTGCACGGCATGTGGCTGACCGGGACGATCGACTATGTCATCGGCAAGTCGGTCTACGAAACCCGCGCTTACGAACTGAAGTAG
- a CDS encoding calcium-binding protein gives MLSAEHYAGTNPFAEGFLKLVQFGSDVLLQLQGNTIITLQNINIGTLTSANFGGYALNTPLILGTAGADKLTGTAGADIMKGGIGNDTYYVDSFQDQVIELKNEGTDTVISSVQYIMGGSYVENATLTGTLNSYAVGNALDNILFGNSGNNNLTGGAGNDRLDGGAGSDGLRGGVGNDVYYVDNLGDFIVENKNEGTDLVYSTVSFNLGAQYVENLTLRGSANINGLGNALANTITGNAGNNLIDGRAGADVMRGGAGDDIYYVDNAGDKVIEAKDQGTDSVYSSVTFAMGGQYIENLYLTGSGNINGTGTSQANTLVGNSGKNTLTGGAGSDTLTGGAGADIFFFGAGSGKDTITDFSASQNDSLNLHAYSQATAVITQVGNDTVIDLGGGNVITLTGTLKADVTSHITW, from the coding sequence TTGCTTTCGGCCGAACATTATGCCGGCACCAATCCGTTTGCCGAGGGCTTCCTGAAGCTCGTCCAGTTTGGTAGCGACGTCCTTCTGCAATTGCAGGGCAATACGATCATCACCTTGCAGAACATCAATATCGGCACCCTGACCTCCGCCAATTTTGGTGGTTATGCCCTCAATACACCGCTCATCCTGGGCACGGCCGGTGCCGACAAACTGACCGGAACGGCGGGCGCCGATATTATGAAGGGCGGCATTGGCAACGACACCTATTATGTGGACAGCTTCCAAGATCAGGTTATTGAACTGAAGAACGAAGGCACGGACACGGTGATCTCGTCGGTGCAGTACATTATGGGCGGGTCATACGTCGAGAACGCCACGCTGACCGGCACGCTGAACAGCTATGCGGTGGGTAACGCACTCGACAACATCCTGTTCGGTAACAGCGGCAATAACAACCTGACCGGCGGGGCCGGCAATGACCGTCTCGATGGCGGGGCGGGGTCTGACGGCTTGCGCGGTGGTGTCGGCAATGATGTCTACTATGTAGATAACCTGGGCGACTTCATCGTCGAGAACAAGAACGAAGGGACGGACCTGGTCTATTCGACGGTAAGCTTCAACCTGGGCGCCCAGTATGTCGAAAACCTGACCTTAAGAGGCAGCGCCAATATCAACGGCCTGGGCAATGCCCTGGCCAATACGATCACCGGCAATGCCGGCAATAACCTGATCGATGGCCGTGCCGGCGCCGATGTGATGAGGGGCGGCGCGGGGGATGACATCTACTATGTCGACAATGCCGGCGACAAGGTGATTGAGGCAAAGGACCAGGGTACGGACAGCGTCTATTCAAGCGTGACCTTTGCCATGGGCGGGCAGTATATCGAGAACCTGTACCTGACCGGTAGCGGCAATATCAACGGCACGGGCACCTCCCAGGCCAACACCCTGGTCGGCAACAGCGGCAAGAACACCCTGACGGGGGGCGCCGGCAGCGACACCCTGACCGGAGGCGCCGGGGCGGATATCTTCTTCTTCGGCGCCGGCAGTGGCAAGGACACGATCACCGATTTCTCAGCCAGCCAAAACGACAGCCTCAATCTGCACGCCTACAGCCAGGCAACGGCGGTGATCACCCAGGTGGGCAATGATACCGTCATCGATCTCGGCGGCGGCAACGTCATCACCTTGACCGGCACCCTAAAGGCCGACGTCACCAGTCATATTACCTGGTAG
- a CDS encoding phosphoglycerate dehydrogenase — MTQPRVLISNIMMLNERPRFDAKLREMGYEPVWATVSQFLDEAACLDLVGEIDGWLAGDDQITRKVLEKALPRLKVIAKWGTGIDSIDRMAAAELNVPVKNAPGAFAHAVAEYAIGLILMANRQLGTVDRAIRAGQWPKPRGRELNGSTLGMIGYGAIGRRIGELGAGFGMTVIHHDPFSKDSLSVDEIAAQADVVCIACALTPENRGMINADFLAKMKSSALLCNVARGPIVKEADLIAALQAGIIAGAALDVFEQEPLPLTSPFIGMDNVVLGSHNGNNCIGAVEYVHQVTLDNLAAGLS; from the coding sequence ATGACCCAGCCCCGTGTCCTGATCAGCAACATCATGATGTTGAACGAGCGTCCGCGTTTCGACGCGAAGCTGAGGGAAATGGGGTATGAGCCGGTATGGGCCACGGTCAGCCAGTTCCTGGACGAGGCGGCCTGTCTTGACCTGGTGGGCGAGATCGACGGCTGGCTGGCGGGTGATGATCAGATCACCCGCAAAGTGCTCGAAAAGGCCCTGCCGCGGCTGAAGGTCATTGCTAAATGGGGCACCGGCATCGACAGCATCGACCGCATGGCTGCCGCCGAACTTAATGTGCCGGTAAAGAATGCGCCGGGCGCTTTTGCCCATGCGGTGGCGGAATATGCCATCGGCCTGATCCTGATGGCCAATCGTCAGTTGGGCACGGTCGACCGCGCCATCCGCGCCGGGCAATGGCCCAAGCCGCGTGGCCGCGAACTGAACGGATCGACGCTTGGCATGATCGGTTATGGTGCCATCGGCCGTCGCATCGGCGAACTGGGGGCGGGTTTCGGCATGACGGTCATCCATCATGATCCGTTCTCAAAGGACTCGCTCAGTGTCGATGAAATCGCCGCGCAGGCTGATGTCGTCTGTATCGCCTGCGCCCTGACGCCGGAAAACCGCGGCATGATCAATGCGGACTTTCTGGCGAAGATGAAGTCATCGGCCCTGTTGTGCAATGTGGCGCGCGGTCCTATCGTGAAGGAGGCCGACCTGATCGCCGCGCTTCAGGCGGGCATCATTGCCGGTGCGGCGCTCGATGTCTTCGAGCAGGAGCCCCTGCCTCTGACGAGCCCGTTCATTGGCATGGATAATGTGGTCCTGGGCTCGCATAACGGCAACAACTGCATTGGCGCCGTCGAGTACGTCCACCAGGTGACGCTTGATAATCTTGCGGCCGGATTGAGCTGA
- a CDS encoding DUF4214 domain-containing protein — protein sequence MKTVSRLEKIRPAETMEDLLAFYDERFLWCAYKTLLGRTPDETALRTYLPLLRNGEDRRAIIQDLAASEEGRRYAERGGTPFAVRQPNAIGKMLRRLERILFHRLGWIGGSRRYARLENRMGQGFEQVLARLEGGITGREAEKDAPDSLNAQIGDLKRLASLPPSAQSIYYRLRAKAASLKGRGI from the coding sequence ATGAAAACTGTCTCCCGACTGGAAAAAATCAGACCCGCCGAAACAATGGAAGACCTGCTGGCTTTCTATGACGAGCGCTTCCTGTGGTGTGCTTACAAGACGCTTCTGGGGCGCACGCCGGATGAAACTGCCCTGCGCACCTACCTGCCCCTGCTGCGTAATGGTGAAGACCGGCGGGCGATTATTCAGGATCTGGCGGCGTCTGAAGAGGGGCGGCGTTACGCAGAACGCGGGGGAACGCCCTTTGCGGTGAGGCAGCCGAATGCAATAGGGAAAATGCTCCGTCGACTGGAGCGCATCCTGTTTCACCGATTGGGCTGGATCGGCGGATCGCGGCGATATGCCCGTCTTGAGAACCGGATGGGACAGGGGTTCGAGCAGGTGCTGGCGCGGCTGGAGGGGGGAATTACGGGACGCGAAGCGGAAAAGGACGCGCCTGACAGCCTGAACGCTCAAATCGGCGACCTGAAGCGGCTGGCCAGTCTGCCGCCTTCGGCCCAGTCTATATATTACCGGCTTCGCGCTAAGGCGGCGTCGCTGAAAGGGCGAGGGATCTGA
- a CDS encoding 6-phosphogluconolactonase, whose translation MPHFFPNRPEITDADLFAATVPETLPHKHVRLTLGRRAFAQCDLLTLVVAGAGKRAMLEACLSINADPQALPAALIAEQGHAIAFTD comes from the coding sequence ATGCCTCACTTTTTCCCGAACCGGCCGGAGATTACTGACGCGGATCTCTTTGCCGCTACTGTGCCTGAAACCCTGCCGCACAAGCACGTGCGCCTGACCTTGGGGCGTCGTGCATTTGCGCAATGTGACCTGCTGACACTGGTGGTTGCCGGTGCCGGTAAGCGCGCAATGCTTGAAGCCTGCCTGTCAATCAACGCGGACCCCCAAGCCTTGCCCGCCGCGCTGATCGCGGAACAAGGTCATGCGATCGCCTTCACCGACTGA
- a CDS encoding NTP transferase domain-containing protein: protein MKSIAMIPARMGSQRLAKKNLALIDGVPMIVHAIRKCLATGLFDEVWVNSEHPDFGPIAEAEGVKFHQRPEELGNNNATSEQFVREFLEKHECDYLFQVHSIAPLLSVEDVKSFVTEMKTDQYDALMSVVDENLECVYDGKPVNFTFAEKTNSQDLQPVRRIVWAVTAWRRETFLKAAQGGLRHLCRSCRVQQCQPYGGTCDQDTGRS, encoded by the coding sequence ATGAAAAGCATCGCCATGATTCCCGCCCGCATGGGCAGCCAGCGTCTCGCCAAGAAGAACCTGGCTTTGATCGATGGCGTGCCGATGATCGTTCATGCCATTCGCAAGTGTCTGGCAACGGGCCTGTTTGACGAGGTGTGGGTTAATTCCGAGCACCCGGATTTTGGGCCTATCGCTGAAGCGGAAGGGGTGAAATTTCACCAGCGGCCGGAAGAACTGGGCAATAATAATGCCACCTCCGAACAGTTCGTGCGCGAGTTCCTCGAAAAGCACGAATGCGATTACCTGTTCCAGGTGCATTCGATCGCGCCGCTGCTTAGCGTCGAAGATGTGAAAAGCTTCGTCACCGAGATGAAGACCGACCAGTATGATGCCCTGATGAGCGTGGTCGATGAGAATCTGGAATGCGTTTATGATGGCAAGCCGGTCAACTTCACCTTCGCGGAAAAAACCAACAGCCAGGATCTTCAGCCCGTTCGCCGCATCGTCTGGGCGGTGACCGCCTGGCGCCGGGAAACCTTCCTCAAGGCCGCGCAAGGGGGGCTGCGCCACCTATGCCGGTCGTGTCGGGTACAGCAGTGTCAGCCGTATGGCGGGACATGTGATCAAGACACAGGAAGATCTTGA